From the genome of Gracilinanus agilis isolate LMUSP501 chromosome 2, AgileGrace, whole genome shotgun sequence, one region includes:
- the LOC123233754 gene encoding NADH dehydrogenase [ubiquinone] 1 beta subcomplex subunit 7-like translates to MSISGDAEVEPDPLKMPTFPPEYGFSGRKEREMVATQQEMNDAQLMLKHQDYCAHHLIRLLKCKRDTFPNFLACGHEKHVWDLCEHQDYVGRMKEFEREWRLLARQKRRAKSESSASQ, encoded by the coding sequence atgagtattaGTGGGGACGCGGAGGTGGAGCCCGACCCATTGAAGATGCCCACCTTTCCTCCGGAATATGGCTTCTCGGGACGCAAGGAGCGAGAGATGGTGGCCACACAGCAAGAAATGAATGATGCACAGCTGATGCTGAAACATCAGGATTACTGCGCACACCATCTCATCCGACTACTCAAGTGTAAGCGGGATACCTTTCCCAACTTCCTGGCCTGTGGCCATGAGAAGCACGTCTGGGACCTCTGCGAGCACCAGGACTATGTGGGCCGAATGAAAGAGTTTGAGCGGGAATGGCGTTTATTGGCACGACAGAAGCGTCGGGCAAAGAGTGAATCTTCAGCATCACAGTAG